Proteins encoded together in one Candidatus Hydrogenedentota bacterium window:
- the xylA gene encoding xylose isomerase yields the protein MTVYFPEVQSKVKYEGPDSKNPLSFKHYNPKEKVMGKTMADHLRFAVCYWHTFKSAGADMFGAPVYNRAYNTGDSPLQVAEQTLDAAFEFFTKLGVGFWCFHDTDISPEADTLAETNKRLDHIVKLAKKKQEETGVKLLWGTCNLFSHPRFMSGASTNPSPDVFAFAATKVKKALEVTKYLGGQGYVFWGGREGYETLLNTDMGRELDHLGLFLNMAVDYAKKIGFKGQFYIEPKPKEPTKHQYDFDSASCHAFLQKYGLADVFKFNIEANHATLAGHTLLHELEYAGANNILGSVDANRGDEMLGWDTDQFPTNLYETSLAMYIITKYGGFKTGGLNFDAHIRRQSIDTEDLFHAHIGAMDCFARGLKIAARLMKDKAIEKFVQKRYAGWNKGIGKLIEEGKVGFADLEAYTVKNGEPKIVSGRQEYLENILNDYIR from the coding sequence ATGACCGTCTATTTCCCCGAAGTCCAGAGCAAGGTGAAGTATGAGGGGCCGGATTCCAAGAACCCGCTGTCCTTCAAGCACTACAACCCGAAGGAAAAGGTCATGGGGAAGACCATGGCCGACCACCTGCGCTTTGCCGTGTGCTACTGGCACACCTTCAAGTCGGCCGGCGCCGACATGTTCGGCGCGCCGGTCTACAACCGCGCCTACAACACGGGCGACAGCCCCCTCCAGGTCGCCGAGCAGACGCTGGACGCGGCCTTCGAGTTCTTCACGAAGCTGGGCGTGGGCTTCTGGTGCTTCCACGACACGGACATCTCGCCGGAGGCGGACACGCTGGCCGAGACAAACAAGCGTCTCGACCACATCGTGAAGCTGGCGAAGAAGAAGCAGGAGGAGACGGGCGTGAAGCTCCTCTGGGGCACCTGCAATCTCTTTTCGCACCCCCGGTTCATGTCCGGCGCGTCCACGAACCCCTCCCCGGACGTGTTCGCCTTCGCGGCCACGAAGGTCAAGAAGGCCCTTGAGGTCACCAAGTATCTCGGCGGCCAGGGCTATGTGTTCTGGGGCGGCCGCGAGGGCTATGAGACCCTCCTGAACACCGACATGGGCCGCGAGCTGGACCACCTGGGCCTGTTCCTGAACATGGCGGTGGACTACGCGAAGAAGATCGGGTTCAAGGGCCAGTTCTACATCGAGCCCAAGCCGAAGGAGCCGACGAAGCACCAGTACGACTTCGACTCGGCGAGCTGCCACGCCTTCCTCCAGAAGTACGGGCTGGCCGACGTGTTCAAGTTCAACATCGAGGCGAACCACGCCACGCTGGCGGGGCACACGCTGCTGCACGAGCTGGAGTACGCCGGGGCCAACAATATCCTCGGGTCCGTGGACGCCAACCGGGGCGACGAGATGCTCGGCTGGGACACCGACCAGTTCCCGACGAACCTCTACGAGACCTCCCTCGCGATGTACATCATCACGAAGTACGGCGGGTTCAAGACGGGCGGCCTCAACTTCGACGCGCACATCCGCCGCCAGTCCATTGACACCGAAGACCTGTTCCACGCGCACATCGGCGCGATGGACTGCTTCGCCCGGGGCCTCAAGATCGCCGCGCGCCTGATGAAGGACAAGGCCATCGAGAAGTTCGTCCAGAAGCGCTACGCCGGGTGGAACAAGGGCATCGGCAAGCTGATTGAGGAGGGCAAGGTGGGCTTCGCCGATCTGGAGGCGTACACCGTCAAGAACGGCGAGCCGAAGATCGTCAGCGGCCGCCAGGAGTACCTGGAGAATATCCTCAACGACTACATCCGCTGA
- a CDS encoding (2Fe-2S) ferredoxin domain-containing protein, which produces MEKKKAKEDGCVVFCGGKGCRKAGGDRVRKELEKLAEKEKVRLTVAETDDCMGKCPQGPVAVVWPAGKCCVELSKKDAENLLELATARKGE; this is translated from the coding sequence GTGGAAAAGAAGAAGGCGAAAGAGGACGGGTGCGTGGTGTTCTGCGGGGGGAAGGGCTGCCGGAAGGCCGGCGGGGACCGCGTGCGCAAGGAGCTCGAAAAACTTGCGGAAAAGGAAAAAGTGCGCCTGACCGTCGCAGAGACGGACGACTGCATGGGGAAATGCCCCCAGGGGCCCGTAGCCGTGGTGTGGCCCGCCGGGAAATGCTGCGTCGAACTCTCCAAAAAGGACGCCGAAAACCTGCTGGAACTGGCCACCGCCAGGAAAGGCGAGTAG